CTGCATCATCAATTGATTCTCTTTCTCCCCAAGGTTATGCACCCAATTTTTCTAATAATGAAATTAATCATGAGATCACAGACACCAATACCAATACTCCTAATAAATTTTATAGTAATATTAATGCCCAAACTGAAATAAGTAATGTTGATGAACTTCCCACCATTGACTACTCTCTCCTCTTCTCTACCGATCCTAATATACAACCCAAAGCACTCAATTACCTCTCTAGTGCCTGTCACCACTATGGTTTCTTCTACGTACGTACTTTAATTTTCGTTgttatatacttatatatatatatatatgggttaatttcacaaatgcacaaaaacaacaaaaaaaaaaataacaaaaatacggtttcacggaattttaaatatttttacgatttttttgattttatttacataaaatacgatctttttatgttgaaattttgttcatttgttgtttattttttgttatatgtttttgttattttttaattgttattttgatgttattttcatgttacttttatgttgttttcttgttgattttatgttgttttcgtgttattttttggaaaaccgtaaaaatgtaaaaatatattctttgaacgtaaaaatgtaaatattttacaaaaaatggtaccttatgtaattattcctataTATAATATGTGTCAAAAGACAATCGGatcatatataatttaagatGAGTCTTACTGCTAActttttattacaattttttgtATCCAAACACACATactggaatattttttttttcaatttttttttcatagcagTACGTTTGTTATACTGGGatatttttattacaatttttgTATCCAATCACACAtactgaatatttttttttcaaatttttttcataaCGTTGTTCGTTATACTTACAATATTATCTctgtaaatttcgaaaataggtttaaaattttttgaacacatgtgatataatatatcaaACAATTTGGAAttgttatgaaaaaaaatgacaaaagaaaaaatattttgacataaTATTTCAGGCATAAAAATTAACTAAGAGATTGTAATAATTAGCATACTTgtagtattaattatgtggtGGAATGTCATAACTAGTACACCCATAATATATATCCCTCTTTGGTGTTTTGGTTTCTGTTTTGTTTGGTTATTAGAGCAAATATGGCTCATATTTATACAATattaatattgtatattatatatataaatatatatatatatatatgtggatgTAGCTGGTAAATCATGGGGTTCCTGAATACGTTTTGAAGAGTGTTTTAAAAGAAACATCTGATTTCTATGATGGAACACTGATAGAGGAGCGTAGGCAGTACGAGAGAAAGAGTTGCAGTGATAAGATCCGATGGGAACTACGGTCATCATCTGGTGAGAACAGGGAATATCTCAAGATTGTTACACATCCCCACTACCATTCCCCTTCTAACCAACCCACTTTAAGGtattattattaagttaattaggatttttacagctaaattttaatatttatcaaatcatgcccctagccgttgaaattttttcttattgagattgttagatttaaggaattttatttgatttaattcaattttactattttagtgattgttatgtactaaaccatactctccaaactttgacatataccaaatctcTCGAACTTTtacatgtattaaatcatgcccctgaatttttatccatgttagactttttttttttttattaaaattgaataaaagtttttaaatctaacaatcttaatttTTTAGGAGTCATAATTTGAGGGGATTAAAAAACCCAATTagtcttattattattaccaaAACTGTAGTTGATCgtcttaaattaaaattatggtAATGTTaagataaattaattattatgcaGTAAAGCTTTGGAAGAGTATAAGAAAAGAATGCGAGAAGTGGTACATGGTTTAGGAAAAGCCATATCGAAAACACTAGGAATGGAAGAATCATTCATTGAAAAAGCATTTAAGCTTGAGTCAGGGTTTGATGTGGTTGCCCTCAATTATTACCCTCCAAACTTTAAATCCAAAGGTTCAATGGGATTGCCTGATCATACCGATCCAGGATTCTTTGTTTCCCTAATCCAAGATGTCAATGGAGGGCTTCAAATTCTATCCCATCAAGGCAAACGCATCAACATAAATTATATGCCTTCCAATGCTATTTTGATTAATATTGGAGATCATCTTGaggtatataaatatatctacattatgtacttatatatatatctctcttATATCTTGTATCAAGgccggtttttttttttttggttaaagtTAACGGTTAAAACTAACCtacaattaaattatttaattaatttttttttttaaaaaaataattttaaatatttaaatttaatttaaaagtatcaataaaattaaataatttgtttttatatatatatttaaatttaaatttaacattaattcaattaattaacatatactttataacaaatttattagttatattatttaaaatatttaaatttatttatttattcatttattttaataaaattagtttaatatattctttttataaataaatttaaaattaaattatattttatatattcaagaaaatataattgaattgtattaaaattaacttttattattattattattttaactaataattaaataataataattctaagcaatgttactatttttttttttttatttaagggtttatatattacattgcaTAATTTGGAATTCGAACTCAGACTTCCAACACACTTTATCTTATGACCACTTAAGCTAGTCTGAAGTGGTTTACTATAATACCTAgctatagtgtatatatatatatatatatatatacatgatttTGTCCAATTAAGAATACTTATATAAGTTAAATTTGTTCAGATTGTAAGTAATGGAAAGTACAAGAGCCATGTTCATAGAGTTGTGGTAGGCAACAACAAAGTGAAGAGGATATCTGTGGCGACACTTCACGGACCATCGTTGGATGCGTTTGTGAAACCTGTGTCTGATTTCGTGGACGACGACGATCACCCATCCAAGTACGATGGAGCCACATACAAGCAGTCCTTGGAAGCCACTGGTTATGATGAGGTTGATGTTCAATCTAGTATTCAACATTTTCGAaccaataattattaatttataataatgatcAGTTGTCATGGTTGGTTACTGATGATCGTCATTCGTGAtgatcatatataattaatttattctcGTATGTATTTGAGAGAAGGGATCTAAGGGTGAAGATTTGTGTGGCTTTTATATTACTTAAGTGTGAAATAATGATAGTTTTATAGTGTGTGGGAATATGGCAATGTGCCACATGCATGGTTTGGAGGCTCGGGATGAATGTATAATAAAagtctttttaattaaacttattgtattttaataaataaataaacaagaatatcaaatTTGTGTTAAAATTTAGTTGTGAAATTATTCTACatactatttatttaattttttttttctttatttatggTTTGAGTTGTTCCTGTGATTTTTATGTAGgttgttttataaattttagttGCGATTTAGATTGCTCCGATAGCAACGGATTTTTATGTAGATtttcataaaagtaaaaaaaaaaaactattttgaagttTAATTACTATGTTACTATAGAAATCTTCAATACATAGTTTTTTTTAGTTGGAAAGATGAGATGCGGTGAAAAGTGAGTTAGCTTACTTACAGCTAAGATTCACTgagtattatttatatatgataaaattaatacaataaagGTTACAACAGAAAGTTGTTACAAGAAGATAAAGAAGTTGATATGATGTCAGCAAATAACTAACTTCTAACTACTCAATACAGCTGAAACTATTCACTAACACCCccctccccccccccccctcctCAAGCTATACTTAGTGTGCTCTAAGTGAAGCTTGTTACAAAGAAACTGAAACCTTGGTGAAGACAAGGGTTTTGTGAAGATGTCGGCAGTTTGGTCTTCAGTGAAAATGTAACACACTTCGAGTTTGGCAGCTGCTATTTGATCTCGAATATAATGAACATCAATTTCGATGTGTTTTGTACGAGAGTGAAATACAGGATTTTGAGCGAGGGCTTGAGCACTTTGATTGTCACACCATAGCACTGGTGGATTCTTATGTAATTTGATGTTAAGTTCCTTGAGCAAGGAGCTTATCCAGACTGACTCAATTGCAGCTGAGGCAAGAGCCCTGTACTCGGATTCGGTGCTTGAGCGAGCTATtgctctttgttttcttgaactCCAATTGACCAAGTTACTTCCCAAAAACATGCAGAAACCGCTAGTAGATTTTCTATCATCTAAACTAGATGCCCAATCGGCATCAGAGAAAGCTTGAAGGTCCAAAACAGCAGTTGCTTTAAAATGTAAGCCAAGGTGTGGAGTGCCTTTGATATACCTGAGAACTCGCTTACAAGCATTCTAATGGTTCACTGTTGGGGCTTTTAAATACTGACTGAGTTTATTAACACAGTAAGCCAAGTCTGGTCTTGTAAAAGTCAGGTATTGGAGGGCGCCTATGGTGCTGCGATATAGTTCGGGTTGATCAAAAGGGGAACTATCAAGTGCTGCAAGTTTGTTGGACAAAATCATGGGTGTGTCACATGGTTTGGCATTTTCAAAACCAATTTTTGCAAGTAAGTCTGAGGCGTACTTGGACTGTGTAAGATATAAACTAGAAGCATTTCGATAGGCCTAAAATCCAAGGAAATAACTGACAGGTCCAAGAGATTTGAGTGAAAAATTGGTATGTAAGTCCTTGATGAGATTTGTGATGGCTATTGCACTTCCCCCAGTTATTAGAAGGTCATCAACATAGATCAAAACTAATAGTGCAGAGCCATTTTTCTCAGTATAGAAAAGAGATGTATCAGAGAGGGACTGTTGAAAGCCTCAGTTAACTAAGGCAAGCTTTAGCTTATCAAACCACGCACGGAGTGCCTGTCTCAGTCCATAAAGCGATTTGTGAAGTTTGCATACATGATTTGGCTTTGTCTCATCCTCATAGCCAACAGGTTGCACCATATAGACATCCTCCTGCAATTCGCCATTTAGGAAGGCGTTGTTTACATCAATTTGTTGTATTTCCCAACCAAAAGTGACAGCTAAAGCAAACATCACTCTTATTGTGCATGGCTTTGTGACTGGACTGAATGTGCCTTTGAAGTCCAAACCAGGATGTTGTTAAAAACCCCTAGCTACAAGCCTCGCTTTGAGTTTCTCCACACTTCCATCCTTATTAAACTTTATCCGATACACCCATTTGTTGGTGAGAATGTTCATGTCTGGTGTAGGAAGAATAAGAGTCCAAGTTTTCTTCCGTTTTAAAGCATAGAACTCATGATCCATGGCTAGTCTCCACTCAGGTGATTGTAAGGCCTGTTTAACAGTTTTTGGAATAGCAAAATCTGGATTTTGTGAGGCAGTGACAAGGTAAACTTTGGGTTTATAGATCCCAGATTTTGACCTAGTTTGCATGTGGTGGCCTTGGGGAATGGGTGGGGGAACATGTGGTATTTCAACAGCAGGTGTTGTGATTTCGGTTGTGTCAGCAGTGGAGTTGGAAAAGTTGTTGTTTGTGGGAATTGTTTGAGAAGTGGTGGGACTTGGAGATAAGGATGGTTGGGGAGTTGGTAACGGCATATTGGAGGATGATGAGGCTGCAGAGGTATCTAAAGATCCAAACTGAACAGAGGTGGTAGTGGTGTCTTGATTAGGATGTATTCATCCACAGGTGTAGAACCTTTCTTCGTCGACTGAAGCATTCCGCAGAGTTGCAAGACTCTGGCTCGAGATTGATTAGAGCTGGATTAGAACATTCCATAGTTCAGAGGAAGAAGCACATCTTGCAACATGTCCTAACATAGCTTCAGAGATGGAGTTGAAGAGCCAGCTCATCAAGAACTGATCTAGACGCATCGAGTCTGCAAGATCTAGGTTGGGGATGAATCTTGAAGCATCTGTGGGATCTGGAACAGTTGCTGGAGGCCGTGCTCTAGCACCAGTGAGAAAACCTTCGAGTTGATGAGCACGGACTGTTGAGAGAACTTGTGATCTCCAGTAGAAGTAGTTGGATCGATCAAGTCAGAGATTCAGGGGAACGATCTGGTTTGGTATGACCTGAGAAGCAGCGTCGGTGATGCCAGTAGCAGATGTAGAACCAGCAGCTCTAGGAGCAGAGTTTGATGTGGACGCCATGGATGAAAGCTCGAgagagaaggagaagaagaaaggaaaaaaaatgaacCAGAGGCTCCGATACCAAGTTGGAAAGATGAGATGTGGTGAAAAGTGAGTTAGCTTACTTACAGCTAAGACTCACTgagtattatttatatatgatgGAATTAATACAGTAAAGGTTACAACAGAAAGTTGTTACAAGAAGATAAAGAAGCTGATATGATGTCAGCAAATAACTAACTTCTGACTACCCAATACAGTTGAAACTATTCACTAACATTTTTAATACGAAGAAAATATGAACTTCATTAATCAAACAACTAGCTTATGGGCCAGTCCCGTCTTAAGTTAATTGGGGATTTTAGTCCAAAAAATCTAATTGAACTTTTTTTATATGAAAatctttatatttttgttgtatatataatagtaaaaatcaatatcaatataattatataaaggatattttaaaagtgatgatgtggcatttcatattttttcatagtatttttattattttgtgagAGCTTCAAGTTgtgtttaataaaaaaaagtccACTAACTTTGTAAAAAATCCCACATTGTTTAAAAAGTATTGTAGTTTTCTATATCTAAACTATAAATAAGCTTTTCTTTGTCACTTCCATTAGTTTAATCATTATTATTTGCTATAGTATAGAAAGtattatagaaaataaatattttgttagtatgttattattttggactaattaataaaattagtcttatccaattagttatatatttttagttttattttaatattatatattttattatttatatattttttattcatataatatattatttaataattttattttaatgtcacataatttaaagataaatatttaattcaaataGCGTCTTTAATTTttgaacaaaatattttcaaacaaaaaatataacacaatatgtataattttgcgaataattcaatatttatgtcaaatactaaaaaattaatatcagtatcaatatatatataaaggaaggtTTTAAGGAGTTTATGTGGCATGCTTAaccttcttcttttttctaatacttatttttctatttttctaatttcttttttaaaaaaattagtatgtAATTAATAACTAGCACTAAATTAATACTTACTAATTAAAAGAAATCAAACCAAAAACCTATAGTATTCTAAAATAATTACCATGTATactaaattaaaagaaatcatTAAAAAATCAAACTAAGGACTTATAGTATTCTAAAATAATTACCacctattttattattataaacatacataataatatacaaaataattagaaaaagaaagaaaattggaCATGCGTCATCACACATAGTTTTCTTTTACCTTttctattttatcaattttttttatttatttctattattatattaaaactatttgtattttttaaactaaaaaaatactatttatattatttatgtatgactcttatcatttatatttatattaatgtcttattattatgataaaactgtttgtattctttaattaaaaaaagtctATTTGTATTCTTATGTAACTCTTattatttatgtgtatattaatattctattatgatattaaaactatttgtattctttaatggaaaaaaaattattgtattcTTCCACTACACAGAACCAATATATAGTGTCCAAAATCAAGTTAAACTTTATAGAATTTTtgttatgttaatttttttccttctaatttttttatgttgatCTATTTTTAATACTTGgcaatatatatatgggtgcacttttaatgggtattacctataaatagataatattaaaaaaatttgagtttttatgcctaatttttttatttaattagaaaaatctctcatttttttttcattatatggGCTGTGGTTGTTCCATTGactgaaaagaaaataataaaaaaaaaatcgacaaaaaaatgataaaaaaatattgagttttacttaaatattttttatataaacttatttttgatatagtgtaaaaagatgtattttttgatattctctttaattaagtagttaatttAAGCGTAAAAATTCaagtttctcttttattattcacAATCAGATCAAGATGTTAggaatttattatataaaagtaatataatttattattgttcaAGTTTCTCTTTCTTTGGACTATTCACTATATATTATTGGTCGTATTGTTCAAGATGTTAGGAATTTGTttttggctttatcttttgttgagttatgtTTTGCTAAACGATCTGCAAACAAATTGGCTCATTGCTTGGCAAGACTTTTGTTTCTCTATAGGTTGTGTGCTTCAGTTGGAGAATTATTCTTCTGAAGTGTATTCTATTATTTTGAAcgagtttattaattaataaatctcctgatttattcaaaaaataatgatgccttttaattttttaataatttatactatataattaatgtattgaagataatattttagcattttttttttattaattttaatcatttaactttataaaaaaaacatcacaataaatttacattaattttatgatatattttaattttttataatttacacCATATAATTATAAGGAACACTTCTCAATGGGTAATATCCATTGATGggtatttaaaaaaatgatgatgTGGTAATATGTTGACTTCCTATAGTAAGTTACcaataagtatttttttaaaaatataaatatttttttatttaataataggaAATAATAATTCTAACCAATGGTattaaagaattaaaaattattttaagaaacttacttattttatttaaattactacTTTATCCTTACACCAACAAtagaaatttattatattatgagGGTTATTTCACTCTAACACTCTTTGATGAGTTTTTTTTAgagctaaagaaaaaaaaattaagtttgatTTTATAGttggaaaaagaataaaaaaatgagtAGTTTTGTTTTTTCTGCTCTTTGTTCTTATTTTaagaattattttgttacatttagtgcttgaattttttgtttggtGTTGGTAAGTAAACGGGTGATTATTCTACAAATTTAAGCATAATGTGAACATAAACATAAACAATAAAAATCGATAGAACAATTTTTCAAAaggtattatttttatatttgataattactatgaaatttcaaaattatttattgatgaATGATTTTATAGTTTAAAAGTTtttaactaataattttttttcttaaagaaaAATTGTAACAATCAAATCAGTTTTTTTAGTAGTGgagtaaaaataattatttttgttattttactaaaggttaaatatgtaaatatattattggggtgtaattattattattgagaaattatattTGCACcccaataaattataaatataccccaatttaaataaaaatcttaattaaatttttatccttgtacaaaattaccaaaataatatacaattttaaatgatgagtctattttaatttttattttaataattacacCTCATTTACttataaaactaaaattatCTCCTTCAAGTCTTAAAAAAGAATCATTAatagggaaaaataattgaggttttatcaataaagaaaatttAATGTAGAGATAAaaagtatttaattattttattacatttataatctctatattttttgtatttatttttgtatgaatctcacttatatatatacactaatatagtaatatatgaaagatttcattcatttatttcattattttttgatcatagaatttttatttattgttatgtatataaaaaaaataattgattgttaattataattataaaaagaaaGATGTATATGTAAGTATGTATATTTTGATATCTaaaaattaatgattatttaaaaGAATGAAAATGATGAAGAAGAGATAATAAAGATTcagaactaaaaaaaaaatccaaatgaAAGTAGCTTGAATATTTATTGTATggagtgtattttttttttctttttttttttaagaaaaacctAATTTATAGTAAATAAAAAGGGGTGTGCttatcaaaaataatatttatataaataaaatggagTGTATTTAAATTAggggtgtatttataatttattggggtgtaaatataagcatctattattattttatgatgtGTAAATATAagtttccatatatatatatatggaatgagaagaaaatagaaagaatAGATAAAAAATAACTTCCATGTCATCAGGTAATAggttaaaataagaaatattaaatttaaaaatttaattaatagttataaatatcaaccattagattTGATCCAATGGCTAATAATAGAATACTCATTCATAGGTAATACCcataattataaatacccaaaacttattatataatgaatgtataaataggtagtggtctttaagaaacactagggtttatgtattctctccttcgaaaatacttaagaaaatagtgtattctggaaagatcaaaaccttctctgcaatctccaacaatgacttcaggttagtgcttccgctcatcttttatcatcaccttttctttaatttagcaaaggttatataaatttatgattTAGAGTTTTCTCtattaaagcacttttaggaatatgtttagatctttaatttatatatttcttgagtgttttataaatcttaacaagtggtatcagagccaccttTGTTGAATTAATTGAAGATATGATGATATCGTTTATAAAATTTGGAGAttttaacaaattaaaattttgttttttcttgGAGTTCGTAATATTGCGCACGTTTTTGTTTAATcataatagatatatatttgttcatatatacatattcattGGCTGATCTGGAGTATGTATATATTCTTTCATATATTTCCATTGATCGTGTATATACAATGTAAagattatgttttatttttccgAGCATTTTGAAAAGCCCAGCCCAGAGAATTTATGTTTTATTCGaat
This Cannabis sativa cultivar Pink pepper isolate KNU-18-1 chromosome 6, ASM2916894v1, whole genome shotgun sequence DNA region includes the following protein-coding sequences:
- the LOC133038901 gene encoding 2-oxoglutarate-dependent dioxygenase 19-like, encoding METASSIDSLSPQGYAPNFSNNEINHEITDTNTNTPNKFYSNINAQTEISNVDELPTIDYSLLFSTDPNIQPKALNYLSSACHHYGFFYLVNHGVPEYVLKSVLKETSDFYDGTLIEERRQYERKSCSDKIRWELRSSSGENREYLKIVTHPHYHSPSNQPTLSKALEEYKKRMREVVHGLGKAISKTLGMEESFIEKAFKLESGFDVVALNYYPPNFKSKGSMGLPDHTDPGFFVSLIQDVNGGLQILSHQGKRININYMPSNAILINIGDHLEIVSNGKYKSHVHRVVVGNNKVKRISVATLHGPSLDAFVKPVSDFVDDDDHPSKYDGATYKQSLEATGYDEVDVQSSIQHFRTNNY